A stretch of DNA from Candidatus Eisenbacteria bacterium:
ATCCTGATGCCGAGCTACGTGAACATCGGTGCGCGGGTGGGTGCGGGCACCATGGTAGACACCTGGGCCACGGTCGGCTCGTGCGCTCAAATCGGCGCCCGGGTGCATCTGTCCGGCGGCGTCGGAATCGGCGGCGTGCTGGAGCCGCCTCAGAGCCGCCCGGTGATCGTCGAGGACGACTGCTTCATCGGTTCGCGCGCGATCGTGGTCGAGGGCGTGATGATCGAAGCGGGCGCGGTGCTCGGCGCCGGTGTGGTGCTGACCGCATCGACGCCGATCCTCGATGTGCGGGGCCGCGAGGTCGTCGAGACGCGCGGTCGCATTCCGGCGCGCGCAGTGGTGATTCCCGGCACGCGCCCGAAGGAGTTTCCGGCCGGTTCGTTCGGCGTGCCGTGCGCGCTGATCATCGGGGAACGGCGTGAGTCGACCGATCGCAAGACCTCGCTGAACGAGGCACTGCGAGAGTTCGGCGTTCCGGTGTGAGCGGAAGCGCACCGACCCGGCCGGCTGCCCGCGCGACGCGCGTGGCGCGCCCGGCGGCCGCGAGCGTGTTTCCGGCGCTGCCCGCCTGGGTGGGCTGGCTCGCGCTCGGCACCGTGCTGCTGGTGCGCTGTCTCACCGTGGGGTGGGTCGCAGACGACCTGGTGTTCATGGACGCCGCTCGCCGCGAGACGTTCGGCGAACTCCTGAGTGGTCG
This window harbors:
- a CDS encoding 2,3,4,5-tetrahydropyridine-2,6-dicarboxylate N-succinyltransferase, whose translation is MSTTEPLPNEVVGRWRETIAAAYEGARPTDDPAVRGAVEATIAELDAGHLRVAEKLGAEWVTHGWIQQAISLYFKLRVSITLEAGPFEFHDKIPLKGNLAAAGVRVVPPGMARYGSFLEPGVILMPSYVNIGARVGAGTMVDTWATVGSCAQIGARVHLSGGVGIGGVLEPPQSRPVIVEDDCFIGSRAIVVEGVMIEAGAVLGAGVVLTASTPILDVRGREVVETRGRIPARAVVIPGTRPKEFPAGSFGVPCALIIGERRESTDRKTSLNEALREFGVPV